The Parambassis ranga chromosome 14, fParRan2.1, whole genome shotgun sequence genome includes a window with the following:
- the scaf4a gene encoding splicing factor, arginine/serine-rich 15 isoform X2, protein MDAVNAFNHELFSLMDSKPPISRAKMISITKSAIKAMKLYKHVVQIVEKFIKKCKPEYKVAGLYVVDSIVRQSRHQFGPDKDVFGPRFTKNITGTFENLCLCPIEDRSKIVRVLNLWQKNGVFKIEVIQPLLDMAAASSSGAAPYADTDEPDSSPPPAKEPVTVVTANSTMTSAAQLHNSDAFAAVAQLFQSSQGQQLQQMLQNFQQQPLKPETNTPLHSIQTHSQNISTVSAMGPPQPLLHSHPIQPTQQKSAFDKLLDRFDYDDEPEVGEETKKEEISAQPSLMQQPPAFPQHMEHFKPQMVNMSQDLSQQIPVPPNGQVCGLPPGQNFSMTMTPTGHALPGQPLPGSTGHPGFPGVYTPHNATQQQQDLSMDMDHSSMRDGRHGQRSHSGSRSPKRRRSRSNSRTRRSRHRRSRSRSRDRRHYSPRSRSQERRDREKERERRQKGLPPLKTETLSICSTTLWVGQLDKRTQQQDVACLLEEFGQIESINMIPPRGCAYIVMIHRQDAYRALQKLSRGSYKVNQKAIKIAWALNKGIKAEFKQYWDVELGVTYIPWSKVREDQLDELKEGGIIDVESLSPEWSAATLNHPEELAHNGRPEQQQPEETPVMPLAAPAAPTAQVPMQQPMVGVGSLQPPVFPGPIGMPPPSFPPGVPPPPFIRPGFNPLQMPPGFPPPAALPLGLPPLSKGGVEDPPLDPAGLGNRKNDDVLESPNIFNNQMGNQVGGLPGGPPGALPGTHLGGLPGSLPGGLPGALPSGPPGGPPGALPGGPPGGHPGNIQPPSGGLLGARPGIIPLQRPPVAPSPHMQRFPPPHGPRPPHPNMPPMPPQMIPRAPHPQMVQHETPLPKTGFGIPPPHNMRAPFPHSHGPPPQGPPPPFIRPGGPRGMERPEEMDGRSFRGDRPGFRDRELERDRDWDRDRDRERGFGGGRRSFGDGGRVGDKMDGRDRLGGWQEDGGDNRGGGWDRDRDRDRDRDRDRDRDRDRDRDRDRDRDRERDRDRDRDRDRRDWRERRSSLDRDRERGRGDDGEKERGRGEGGSRERARGSEGKGDRPRRERRERISRWDKDDRLAELENMEKFLTSNNTEPTRVTPVSSAETNKEPGAEASQMRPEKELLALPTEVTTATEDLVPSEPLLLAPSESAETKPEVAS, encoded by the exons ATGGATGCCGTCAACGCCTTTAACCATGAG TTATTCTCTTTGATGGATTCCAAGCCCCCAATATCTCGGGCAAAGATGATCTCCATCACCAAATCTGCCATCAAAGCTATGAAA CTCTACAAACATGTGGTCCAGATTGTGGAGAAGTTTATAAAAAAG TGTAAACCTGAATATAAGGTCGCAGGCTTGTATGTGGTGGATTCCATTGTCAGGCAGTCCAGACACCAGTTTGGACCAGACAAGGATGTGTTTGGTCCAAGGTTCACCAAAAACATTACAGGAACTTTTGAGAACCTCTGCCTTTGCCCCATAGAGGACAGG AGTAAGATTGTGCGGGTGTTGAATCTGTGGCAGAAGAATGGGGTGTTCAAGATTGAGGTTATTCAGCCCCTCTTGGACATGGCAGCTGCCTCCAGCAGTGGTGCTGCACCCTATGCAGACACAGATGAGCCAG ATTCTTCCCCACCTCCAGCCAAAGAGCCAGTTACTGTTGTAACGGCAAACTCCACTATGACATCTGCTGCTCAGCTACATAACTCTGATGCCTTTGCTGCAGTGGCACAACTCTTCCAGTCCTCACAGGGTCAACAG CTTCAACAGATGCTCCAGAactttcagcagcagccattgaAGCCCGAGACCAACACTCCTCTCCATAGTATTCAGACACATAGCCAAAACATCTCTACTGTGTCAGCCATGGGTCCTCCACAACCACTTCTGCACTCCCACCCTATTCAACCTACCCAGCAGAAATCGGCCTTTGACAAG TTGCTTGACCGTTTTGACTATGATGATGAACCAGAAGTTGGGGAAGAAACAAAGAAGGAGGAAATCTCTGCACAGCCCTCCTT AATGCAGCAGCCTCCAGCCTTCCCACAGCACATGGAGCACTTTAAACCACAGATGGTTAACATGTCGCAAGACCTCTCACAGCAG ATCCCAGTTCCTCCCAATGGCCAGGTTTGCGGATTGCCACCAGGGCAAAACTTCTCAATGACAATGACTCCAACAGGGCATGCTCTGCCAGGACAGCCCCTTCCTGGTTCTACAGGGCATCCAGGGTTCCCAGGGGTGTACACTCCCCACAATGCAACCCAGCAACAACAG GACTTGTCAATGGATATGGATCATTCATCTATGAGGGATGGCAgacatggtcaaaggtcacactcGGGCTCAAG ATCCCCAAAGCGGAGGAGGTCACGGTCTAATTCCCGTACACGACGATCTAGGCACAGGCGATCTCGCTCACGCTCCAGAGACCGGCGCCACTACTCCCCACGCTCTCGCTCACAGGAGCgcagggacagagagaaagagagagagcgacgGCAGAAAGGCCTTCCACCACTCAAGACTGAAACGCTAAGCA TTTGCAGTACAACTCTTTGGGTGGGCCAGCTAGAcaagagaacacagcagcaggatgtcGCCTGTTTGCTAGAGGAGTTTGGGCAGATAGAGTCCATCAAT ATGATCCCTCCACGTGGCTGTGCTTATATTGTCATGATACATCGGCAAGATGCCTACAGGGCTCTTCAGAAGCTTAGCAGAGGATCGTACAAAGTTAACCAGAAAGCCATCAAG ATTGCTTGGGCTTTGAACAAGGGCATAAAAGCTGAGTTTAAACAGTACTGGGATGTGGAGCTGGGTGTCACCTACATACCTTGGTCTAAAGTTCGAGAGGACCAGTTGGATGAGCTTAAAGAAGGAGGAATAATTGATGTAGAATCCTTATCGCCAG AATGGAGTGCAGCAACTCTCAACCACCCAGAGGAACTCGCCCACAATGGGCGTCCAGAGCAACAGCAGCCTGAGGAGACCCCAGTAATGCCTCTAGCTGCCCCAGCTGCTCCCACTGCACAG GTTCCAATGCAGCAGCCAATGGTTGGTGTGGGTTCTCTCCAACCTCCCGTCTTTCCTGGTCCTATAGGCATGCCTCCACCTTCCTTCCCTCCAGGcgtcccccctcctccttttatcAGACCTGGCTTCAACCCCCTGCAGATGCCTCCAG GTTTTCCTCCCCCAGCTGCCTTGCCTTTAGGTCTCCCACCTCTTTCCAAAGGTGGAGTTGAGGACCCGCCTCTGGACCCAGCAGGTCTGGGTAACAGGAAAAATGATGACGTTCTTGAAAGTCCTAACATCTTTAACAACCAGATGG GTAACCAGGTTGGTGGACTTCCTGGTGGTCCTCCAGGTGCACTTCCAGGTACTCACCTAGGTGGACTTCCTGGTTCACTTCCAGGTGGACTTCCTGGTGCACTTCCAAGTGGTCCTCCAGGTGGACCCCCTGGTGCGCTTCCAGGTGGTCCTCCAGGTGGACACCCTGGAAATATCCAGCCCCCCTCTGGTGGCCTCCTAGGCGCACGGCCTGGCATAATTCCTCTCCAGCGTCCTCCAGTTGCCCCTTCACCACACATGCAACGATTCCCTCCACCCCACGGGCCTCGACCCCCTCATCCTAACATGCCTCCTATGCCTCCACAGATGATACCCAGGGCTCCGCATCCTCAAATGGTGCAACATGAAACACCTCTGCCTAAGACAGGCTTTGGGATCCCCCCACCACACAATATGAGAGCCCCATTCCCTCATAGCCATGGCCCTCCTCCTCaaggtcctcctcctccttttatcAGACCAGGAGGTCCCCGTGGTATGGAGAGGCCAGAGGAAATGGATGGCAGATCATTCAGAGGAGACCGGCCTGGCTTCAGGGACCGAGAACTAGAGCGGGATAGAGACTGGGATAGAGACAGGGATAGGGAAAGAGGTTTTGGAGGTGGAAGACGGTCATTTGGTGACGGAGGGAGAGTTGGAGATAAAATGGATGGCAGAGACAGGCTAGGAGGCTGGCAGGAAGATGGAGGCGATAATCGTGGAGGAGGatgggacagagacagagaccgTGATCGGGACAGAGACCGCGATCGGGACAGAGACCGCGATCGGGACAGAGACCGAGATCGGGACAGAGACCGTGAACGGGATAGAGACCGTGATcgggacagagacagaagggaCTGGAGGGAGAGGCGAAGCAGCCTTGATCGAGACAGAGAACGAGGAAGAGGTGATGATGGAGAAAAAGAGCGAGGAAGGGGAGAAGGTGGGAGTCGAGAAAGAGCCAGAGGATCTGAAGGAAAAGGGGACAGACCACGACGAGAACGGCGAGAACGGATCTCACGGTGGGACAAGGATGATCGATTGGCGGAACTGGAAAACATGGAAAAATTTCTGACCTCTAATAACACAGAACCAACTCGTGTGACTCCTGTCTCTAGTGCGGAAACCAATAAAGAACCAGGTGCTGAAGCTTCTCAAATGAGACCAGAAAAAGAACTGTTAGCTCTGCCTACAGAGGTAACTACTGCTACTGAAGACCTGGTTCCTTCTGAGCCTTTACTTTTAGCTCCAAGTGAGTCTGCAGAGACAAAACCGGAAGTAGCATCATAG
- the scaf4a gene encoding splicing factor, arginine/serine-rich 15 isoform X1 translates to MDAVNAFNHELFSLMDSKPPISRAKMISITKSAIKAMKLYKHVVQIVEKFIKKCKPEYKVAGLYVVDSIVRQSRHQFGPDKDVFGPRFTKNITGTFENLCLCPIEDRSKIVRVLNLWQKNGVFKIEVIQPLLDMAAASSSGAAPYADTDEPDSSPPPAKEPVTVVTANSTMTSAAQLHNSDAFAAVAQLFQSSQGQQLQQMLQNFQQQPLKPETNTPLHSIQTHSQNISTVSAMGPPQPLLHSHPIQPTQQKSAFDKKLLDRFDYDDEPEVGEETKKEEISAQPSLMQQPPAFPQHMEHFKPQMVNMSQDLSQQIPVPPNGQVCGLPPGQNFSMTMTPTGHALPGQPLPGSTGHPGFPGVYTPHNATQQQQDLSMDMDHSSMRDGRHGQRSHSGSRSPKRRRSRSNSRTRRSRHRRSRSRSRDRRHYSPRSRSQERRDREKERERRQKGLPPLKTETLSICSTTLWVGQLDKRTQQQDVACLLEEFGQIESINMIPPRGCAYIVMIHRQDAYRALQKLSRGSYKVNQKAIKIAWALNKGIKAEFKQYWDVELGVTYIPWSKVREDQLDELKEGGIIDVESLSPEWSAATLNHPEELAHNGRPEQQQPEETPVMPLAAPAAPTAQVPMQQPMVGVGSLQPPVFPGPIGMPPPSFPPGVPPPPFIRPGFNPLQMPPGFPPPAALPLGLPPLSKGGVEDPPLDPAGLGNRKNDDVLESPNIFNNQMGNQVGGLPGGPPGALPGTHLGGLPGSLPGGLPGALPSGPPGGPPGALPGGPPGGHPGNIQPPSGGLLGARPGIIPLQRPPVAPSPHMQRFPPPHGPRPPHPNMPPMPPQMIPRAPHPQMVQHETPLPKTGFGIPPPHNMRAPFPHSHGPPPQGPPPPFIRPGGPRGMERPEEMDGRSFRGDRPGFRDRELERDRDWDRDRDRERGFGGGRRSFGDGGRVGDKMDGRDRLGGWQEDGGDNRGGGWDRDRDRDRDRDRDRDRDRDRDRDRDRDRDRERDRDRDRDRDRRDWRERRSSLDRDRERGRGDDGEKERGRGEGGSRERARGSEGKGDRPRRERRERISRWDKDDRLAELENMEKFLTSNNTEPTRVTPVSSAETNKEPGAEASQMRPEKELLALPTEVTTATEDLVPSEPLLLAPSESAETKPEVAS, encoded by the exons ATGGATGCCGTCAACGCCTTTAACCATGAG TTATTCTCTTTGATGGATTCCAAGCCCCCAATATCTCGGGCAAAGATGATCTCCATCACCAAATCTGCCATCAAAGCTATGAAA CTCTACAAACATGTGGTCCAGATTGTGGAGAAGTTTATAAAAAAG TGTAAACCTGAATATAAGGTCGCAGGCTTGTATGTGGTGGATTCCATTGTCAGGCAGTCCAGACACCAGTTTGGACCAGACAAGGATGTGTTTGGTCCAAGGTTCACCAAAAACATTACAGGAACTTTTGAGAACCTCTGCCTTTGCCCCATAGAGGACAGG AGTAAGATTGTGCGGGTGTTGAATCTGTGGCAGAAGAATGGGGTGTTCAAGATTGAGGTTATTCAGCCCCTCTTGGACATGGCAGCTGCCTCCAGCAGTGGTGCTGCACCCTATGCAGACACAGATGAGCCAG ATTCTTCCCCACCTCCAGCCAAAGAGCCAGTTACTGTTGTAACGGCAAACTCCACTATGACATCTGCTGCTCAGCTACATAACTCTGATGCCTTTGCTGCAGTGGCACAACTCTTCCAGTCCTCACAGGGTCAACAG CTTCAACAGATGCTCCAGAactttcagcagcagccattgaAGCCCGAGACCAACACTCCTCTCCATAGTATTCAGACACATAGCCAAAACATCTCTACTGTGTCAGCCATGGGTCCTCCACAACCACTTCTGCACTCCCACCCTATTCAACCTACCCAGCAGAAATCGGCCTTTGACAAG aAGTTGCTTGACCGTTTTGACTATGATGATGAACCAGAAGTTGGGGAAGAAACAAAGAAGGAGGAAATCTCTGCACAGCCCTCCTT AATGCAGCAGCCTCCAGCCTTCCCACAGCACATGGAGCACTTTAAACCACAGATGGTTAACATGTCGCAAGACCTCTCACAGCAG ATCCCAGTTCCTCCCAATGGCCAGGTTTGCGGATTGCCACCAGGGCAAAACTTCTCAATGACAATGACTCCAACAGGGCATGCTCTGCCAGGACAGCCCCTTCCTGGTTCTACAGGGCATCCAGGGTTCCCAGGGGTGTACACTCCCCACAATGCAACCCAGCAACAACAG GACTTGTCAATGGATATGGATCATTCATCTATGAGGGATGGCAgacatggtcaaaggtcacactcGGGCTCAAG ATCCCCAAAGCGGAGGAGGTCACGGTCTAATTCCCGTACACGACGATCTAGGCACAGGCGATCTCGCTCACGCTCCAGAGACCGGCGCCACTACTCCCCACGCTCTCGCTCACAGGAGCgcagggacagagagaaagagagagagcgacgGCAGAAAGGCCTTCCACCACTCAAGACTGAAACGCTAAGCA TTTGCAGTACAACTCTTTGGGTGGGCCAGCTAGAcaagagaacacagcagcaggatgtcGCCTGTTTGCTAGAGGAGTTTGGGCAGATAGAGTCCATCAAT ATGATCCCTCCACGTGGCTGTGCTTATATTGTCATGATACATCGGCAAGATGCCTACAGGGCTCTTCAGAAGCTTAGCAGAGGATCGTACAAAGTTAACCAGAAAGCCATCAAG ATTGCTTGGGCTTTGAACAAGGGCATAAAAGCTGAGTTTAAACAGTACTGGGATGTGGAGCTGGGTGTCACCTACATACCTTGGTCTAAAGTTCGAGAGGACCAGTTGGATGAGCTTAAAGAAGGAGGAATAATTGATGTAGAATCCTTATCGCCAG AATGGAGTGCAGCAACTCTCAACCACCCAGAGGAACTCGCCCACAATGGGCGTCCAGAGCAACAGCAGCCTGAGGAGACCCCAGTAATGCCTCTAGCTGCCCCAGCTGCTCCCACTGCACAG GTTCCAATGCAGCAGCCAATGGTTGGTGTGGGTTCTCTCCAACCTCCCGTCTTTCCTGGTCCTATAGGCATGCCTCCACCTTCCTTCCCTCCAGGcgtcccccctcctccttttatcAGACCTGGCTTCAACCCCCTGCAGATGCCTCCAG GTTTTCCTCCCCCAGCTGCCTTGCCTTTAGGTCTCCCACCTCTTTCCAAAGGTGGAGTTGAGGACCCGCCTCTGGACCCAGCAGGTCTGGGTAACAGGAAAAATGATGACGTTCTTGAAAGTCCTAACATCTTTAACAACCAGATGG GTAACCAGGTTGGTGGACTTCCTGGTGGTCCTCCAGGTGCACTTCCAGGTACTCACCTAGGTGGACTTCCTGGTTCACTTCCAGGTGGACTTCCTGGTGCACTTCCAAGTGGTCCTCCAGGTGGACCCCCTGGTGCGCTTCCAGGTGGTCCTCCAGGTGGACACCCTGGAAATATCCAGCCCCCCTCTGGTGGCCTCCTAGGCGCACGGCCTGGCATAATTCCTCTCCAGCGTCCTCCAGTTGCCCCTTCACCACACATGCAACGATTCCCTCCACCCCACGGGCCTCGACCCCCTCATCCTAACATGCCTCCTATGCCTCCACAGATGATACCCAGGGCTCCGCATCCTCAAATGGTGCAACATGAAACACCTCTGCCTAAGACAGGCTTTGGGATCCCCCCACCACACAATATGAGAGCCCCATTCCCTCATAGCCATGGCCCTCCTCCTCaaggtcctcctcctccttttatcAGACCAGGAGGTCCCCGTGGTATGGAGAGGCCAGAGGAAATGGATGGCAGATCATTCAGAGGAGACCGGCCTGGCTTCAGGGACCGAGAACTAGAGCGGGATAGAGACTGGGATAGAGACAGGGATAGGGAAAGAGGTTTTGGAGGTGGAAGACGGTCATTTGGTGACGGAGGGAGAGTTGGAGATAAAATGGATGGCAGAGACAGGCTAGGAGGCTGGCAGGAAGATGGAGGCGATAATCGTGGAGGAGGatgggacagagacagagaccgTGATCGGGACAGAGACCGCGATCGGGACAGAGACCGCGATCGGGACAGAGACCGAGATCGGGACAGAGACCGTGAACGGGATAGAGACCGTGATcgggacagagacagaagggaCTGGAGGGAGAGGCGAAGCAGCCTTGATCGAGACAGAGAACGAGGAAGAGGTGATGATGGAGAAAAAGAGCGAGGAAGGGGAGAAGGTGGGAGTCGAGAAAGAGCCAGAGGATCTGAAGGAAAAGGGGACAGACCACGACGAGAACGGCGAGAACGGATCTCACGGTGGGACAAGGATGATCGATTGGCGGAACTGGAAAACATGGAAAAATTTCTGACCTCTAATAACACAGAACCAACTCGTGTGACTCCTGTCTCTAGTGCGGAAACCAATAAAGAACCAGGTGCTGAAGCTTCTCAAATGAGACCAGAAAAAGAACTGTTAGCTCTGCCTACAGAGGTAACTACTGCTACTGAAGACCTGGTTCCTTCTGAGCCTTTACTTTTAGCTCCAAGTGAGTCTGCAGAGACAAAACCGGAAGTAGCATCATAG
- the sod1 gene encoding superoxide dismutase [Cu-Zn] yields the protein MNIEVGCLWQEHARQTVTWASGETAAKMVLKAVCVLKGAGETSGTVYFEQENDSAPVKLTGEINGLTPGEHGFHVHAFGDNTNGCISAGPHYNPHDKKHAGPNDAERHVGDLGNVTAGADNVAKIDITDKVITLTGPYSIIGRTMVIHEKGDDLGKGGNEESLKTGNAGGRLACGVIGITQ from the exons ATGAACATAGAAGTTGGTTGTCTCTGGCAAGAGCACGCGCGACAGACAGTAACTTGGGCGTCCGGTGAAACCGCAGCGAAGATGGTGCTGaaagctgtctgtgttctgaAAGGAGCTGGAGAGACCAGTGGGACAGTTTACTTTGAACAGGAG AATGATTCGGCTCCTGTGAAACTGACAGGAGAAATCAATGGCCTTACCCCTGGTGAGCATGGTTTCCATGTCCATGCCTTTGGAGATAACACAAATG GGTGCATCAGTGCAGGCCCTCACTATAATCCCCACGACAAGAAACATGCTGGTCCTAATGATGCAGAACG ACATGTTGGAGACCTGGGGAACGTGACTGCAggagctgataatgttgctaagATTGACATTACGGACAAGGTGATCACCCTCACAGGTCCCTACTCCATCATTGGCAGAACCATGGTG ATACATGAGAAGGGTGATGACCTGGGAAAAGGAGGAAATGAAGAGAGCCTGAAGACTGGTAATGCTGGTGGACGTCTGGCCTGTGGAGTCATTGGCATTACCCAGTGA